A portion of the Gossypium arboreum isolate Shixiya-1 chromosome 8, ASM2569848v2, whole genome shotgun sequence genome contains these proteins:
- the LOC108469637 gene encoding D-xylose-proton symporter-like 2, with amino-acid sequence MASDHEQPGLSSLGKVGRSSGEIGPEHEPLINGIHTSESYSASTAILPFLFPALGGLLYGYDIGATSCATISIESATLSGISWYDLSSVEVGLITSGSLYGALIGSVLAFNIADFLGRRRELIMASIMYLVGALVTAFAPNLVVMVIGRFVYGIGIGLAMHAAPMYIAETAPSQIRGILISLKEFFIVLGMVAGYGIGSLLVETVSGWRYMYGASTPLAVIMGIGMCWLPASPRWLLLRAIQGKGNMQELRETAVCCLCRLRGQSIGDSASQQVDEILTELSYVGEEKEVTLGEIFHGKCLKAMIIGAGLVLFQQITGQPSVLYYAASILQSAGFSAASDATRVSILLGLLKLIMTGVAVVVVDRLGRRPLLLGGVSGMVISLFLLGSYYLFLDDLAAIAVVALLLYVGCYQLSFGPIGWLMISEVFPLRLRGRGLSVAVLVNFGANALVTFAFSPLKAWLGAGIVFYVFGVIAILSLVFIFFIVPETKGLTLEEIEVKCL; translated from the exons ATGGCATCAGATCATGAGCAACCTGGGCTTTCCTCTCTTGGAAAG GTGGGAAGGTCTTCTGGTGAGATTGGTCCAGAACATGAACCCCTTATTAATGGGATTCACACTTCTGAAAGCTATTCTGCTTCCACTGCTATCCTTCC ATTTCTCTTCCCAGCTCTTGGTGGACTTCTATATGGTTATGATATTGGTGCTACATCCTGTGCCACAATTTCAATTGAG TCAGCTACCCTAAGTGGAATTTCATGGTATGACTTGTCTTCGGTTGAAGTTGGTCTCATT ACTAGTGGCTCATTATATGGGGCCTTAATTGGCTCAGTCTTGGCTTTTAATATTGCCGACTTTCTAG GACGACGAAGGGAGTTGATTATGGCTTCCATCATGTACCTTGTAGGAGCGCTTGTGACAGCATTTGCACCTAACTTAGTAGTTATGGTGATTGgacgttttgtgtatggcatagGGATTGGACTG GCAATGCATGCTGCCCCAATGTACATTGCTGAGACAGCTCCAAGTCAGATTCGTGGCATACTAATTTCTCTCAAAGAGTTCTTTATAGTTCTTGGGATGGTT GCTGGTTATGGAATTGGCAGCCTCTTAGTTGAAACAGTTTCTGGCTGGCGCTATATGTACGGAGCTAGTACCCCTTTGGCAGTGATCATGGGAATTGGAATGTGCTGGCTTCCAGCATCACCCAGATGGCTGCTATTACGTGCCATTCAGGGAAAAGGCAATATGCAGGAGTTAAGAGAAACTGCAGTATGTTGTTTATGCCGACTCAGGGGTCAATCTATTGGTGACTCAGCTTCTCAGCAGGTAGATGAGATTTTGACTGAGCTTTCTTATGTTGGTGAAGAAAAAGAGGTCACACTAGGGGAAATATTCCATGGAAAATGCTTGAAAGCCATGATTATAGGTGCAGGTTTAGTTTTGTTTCAACAG ATCACTGGTCAACCAAGTGTGCTCTATTATGCTGCATCAATCCTTCAG AGTGCAGGATTTTCTGCAGCATCTGATGCTACCCGAGTCTCAATTTTACTTGGTTTACTTAAG TTGATTATGACAGGAGTAGCCGTTGTAGTCGTCGATAGGCTCGGGAGGAGACCTCTTTTATTGGGTGGTGTTTCCGGGATG GTTATTTCTTTGTTCCTTCTTGGATCATATTACCTTTTCCTGGATGATTTGGCGGCTATTGCTGTTGTTGCACTGCTGTTGTATGTCGGGTGTTATCAG CTATCGTTTGGTCCTATTGGTTGGCTGATGATCTCGGAGGTTTTTCCCCTACGCCTCAGAGGGCGAGGACTTAGTGTTGCTGTACTTGTGAATTTCGGAGCAAATGCACTCGTAACATTTGCATTTTCTCCTTTGAAG GCATGGCTTGGAGCTGGGATTGTGTTTTATGTGTTTGGAGTGATAGCTATATTATCTCTCGTCTTTATATTCTTCATTGTACCGGAGACGAAGGGTTTAACTCTCGAGGAAATCGAGGTGAAATGTCTATAG